The Cervus elaphus chromosome 20, mCerEla1.1, whole genome shotgun sequence genomic interval CTCAGTCTGGGAATCTGCTTCAGGTCCCCTACTGTAAGCACGTGTGAGCATGCCAGATGCTTATTTCTTGTCCTATCTAATGTGCCCACTTGTATTCCTGTGAAGTTAATAGACACCCCATCTTTTCTTGGGGTCTGGGCATCTATAATTCCGTTCACGTCAGCATATGCTCGTACACATATGGAGGCAGGCACTAGTGTCACAGCTAGTCCAAACCTGAGTCCAAATCCAGCTCTTCCGCTTTCTAATGATGAGACTCAGGGCAGTTTGACCTAGCTTAACCTCAATTCTCATCTGTAACACGAAACAACAGCACCTGCTCAAAGGAGAGTGGGGATGATTGTTCACACATACTCTGCGGTATGCAGAGTGTTCAGCTCACACTGAGAAAGCACTCTATAAACCACACCTATCTTTGGTACCCTGCCTTTCAAAGTCCGCAGTTCCCTCTTCTGGGGAACAAATCTTCCTGGGATTCTGTACTTGCCACCTACTTCGGGATCTGTGGGGATTTtagcctcttctttcttttatatggAACACCTTGTCTCAATCCTTTTTGAGTTCAGATCTTTATTCCTCCACTTGGAGAATCCCCTCCTTCTATCACTCCTGGCTGGGGCGTCATTTCCCTCCCCTTCCACAGGCCATCCCTCTGGGCTTGAGGACCACCTCCTCCCATCCTCAGCTGGGCTCCACTTCCTCCTCACCCCAGTACAGGATGATGTCCTGGTCTCCCAGGCTGCTGTGCTTCACTCGGCAGCTCAGGCCAGCCGCCTCCGCAGCCTCCACATCCAGGGTTACTCGCAGATACCAAGTCGAGTCAGCGTTGGGCATGACGTCTCCTTGCTgagtgccaggctcctcctgctcGCCCCTCACCCACGTCACCCGCACGGGTTTTGGGTAGAATCCTGAGACGTGGCAGACCAGCCGCAGGCGGCCAGGCCGGGGAGGGGTCCCACTGGATAGCCAGGCCTCCGGCTTCACTGTATTCAACACGAGAATGAGGGATCTTAAAGTGAGACTCCGCATCAGAGGCTCTGGACTTCACAGCAGGCTCATCAGTCCTACATTTCTACCTCTCAAGATGAATACCCACCATTTCTTTCCACTTGTATTAGCTTTTCCAGGAAAGCCTTCCCTGATCCTCATTCCCTTCCCTGATCCATTCTCCTGTAAATGCCCCTACTCTGTACTCGCAAAGCACCCTGTGTTCAGCTGTAACATATGTAGCATGTTTCtaagtggtagtcactcagtcatgcccaagtctttgcaagcccatggactgtatcgcatcaggctcctctgtctacgagatttttcaggcaagagtgctggagggggttgccacttccttctccagggcatcgtcacaacccagggatcaaacctaatgcagatctcctgcactgtgggcaaactgtaccatctgagccaccagggcactGCTTTAACTGTTCTtctgccttctcctctccctcctcaagTACAGATCCTGATTGATCCGCAGGGTTTCTTTATTTCAATTCATGGAACCCAAAAAGTACCTAGTTAATGTCTGTGGAATGCTTAAATACCCTGATACCTGatccatctcctcctcttcccgTGATGCTTAAAGGGGTGTGAACCCTGAAATGAAAACCCCAGATGGAGCCCCAGAGTGGAGTGGAGGTCAGGAGATGACAAAAGCAGGCTGACCTTGCTTCTCCAGCTCGGACTTCCCCGTCTGCAACAGGCCTCTGACCAATTCGGGCCAGACGTCATGGAGGAGCCAGTGCACTGTTTCCTTGGTCCCTTGGTCCCGATTGAGCACCTTGCAGAACTCCTGGAGCCAAGGGGGGGCATCTGGGGCTGGCACCCAAGACATTCCTTGGAAACTCAGGACATCCTTTCCTTGAGATGCTGCACGTAAGTAGCTTTTGGAGGTGTTCCTCGGAAGTAACTCACATCCTAAAGATATCTGGATCTCAAGAGGATCTGAGGAGAGGAATGGAAAGAGATCAATGAACAGCTTAAAAGACCGAAAGGAGTTGAAGAAATTGGTGTGAGGGTTATACTGGGGACCCCAAAGTTCATGTAAATGGGAATGGGTGACCTGCAGCGGGATGAACAAGGGGTATTTTGAGGACTCAAGCTGGGACCTCTCAGGCAGAAGTGGGACTCaaaagggagagaggagacaATCACGGGGGGCCAGAACCTCCCGGTTGGGCTTCAGCATCCACTGTCTCCCCCTGGGCAGCTGTCCACGATCCCATCCCTCAGCTCACAGTCGCTGGGAATTTTGACGAATTCCCAGACGTCCCTGGTGAAGCTTCTGCGATAAACCTGAAACGTATGCTGCAGCTGCTCCCAATGCTGCTCGCTGAATGTGCCCTGAGACCAAGGCTTCAGGAAGCCGAcggtgtccgactcattgcgccAAGTATAGAGCTGCAGCTCCCCCAGCCACGCGAGGAAGTCAGTGCGCGTCCAGCTGCGGTTGGCAAAGGAGGAGATCTGGAGGCCGCGGAAGGAGTAAGACGTTTGCGGCTCTGGAGACAATACAGATCGGAGGAACCGGGGGCACGGGAGGGAGAGCacagaagggagaaggaagagcaacagaaacaaacaaacagctaGGTTTGGGAAGAAAGGGTGATGTCTGCTGGCTCTGAATCGAGCTCGGTCTCCAGGGGCCAAGCAGCTGGACGCAGGGGGTAGCAGGTTCTCGGGCTGGTGGGTCAAGCTCCCGGCTTCCCGAGGTGTATCAGTCTGCGCCCGCCCGCCGCGAGCGTCGGCCGCTTTCCCCGCTCGCCTCCCTCTCGCCGCCCTCTGCCCGGGAGCCCCGGTTCCACCCATCCTCAAAACTCCCCCAAAtctggggaagcccccagaagAACAGAGACAGCAAGCACCCCGCGTCTAGCTCTGCTCTGGGACCTCGAATCTCcgtccccagcccctccccgtcCTTCCCCAACGCCCGCCCACACACCCCTGGTTTCCGGGGCTGCCAAAAGCCTGAACTTGACCCTGTGGCTGGCCAATTCTTAAGCCTGGAGGCAGGTAGGACTCCGGTTCTGGCTCTCAGGGGACTTGCTTCCAACCTCCTCCTGTCCAGGGATCCCTTTTTCATCTGCCAGATGGTCCCTCTCATTAGGTATCTGAGCTGCAAAGAGCCCTGGTCACAGCCACTCACTTAAGTATGTTTCTCACAACCGGCTTCTCTAAATCTCTTTTTCCAACTTAGAGTTACAGATAGTATGTGGAAAACACTTTACAACTgctatttaagttttaaaaacaggACATAAAGTTGTATCTATGGTATAACGTCTACAAtgtgttttaaaacaaagttcTTCAGTGGAAGGCAAGCAATGGATGTCTCTAGGCAAAGAGATTATGGAagattttgttttacattttttattttccaaaatgtctaGGAGTGCAGACATCACcttaatgataaaataataagggacttctctggtggtccagtggttaagaatccaccttgcaatgcaggggtgttggttggatccctggtcagggtgaTCTCAGGGATCTCAGCCTGCAACAGCTCCCAGAAGGGCTggggttcccagccagagactgaggtTGGGTTGCAGTGGTGAGAACACCAGAGCCTAGccagtagaccagtggtcagGGACAAGGGCCCTGGCCTTCAGCTTTGCAggaaagaattcccacaaagaaaaaaagtagtGGAGCAAGTATGGTATTTACTGAGAGGAAAACAGGACAGTACAAGAGGGAGAGGATGACTCAAGGAGAGGGAGCCTCTGAGTCGCACCCTCCtggcagtttgaattactttgATAGTAAAAGacatttcttccagttttccttcaGCCGGTCAATTTAATTTGCCTGTTTCACAGTTCATATTTGGTATACTTCAACATCCTCCCATGTATGCGCATGCATtgcttagccaagatggattttacTGAAAAGGCATCTGGGTAGAACATCCCTTGACATAACTCTCCTTTGGCCTCCACGGAGCCTTTTCTGCACATGTGTGGTatgggaggtctcctgactttgagaAATACGTGCTTTGGGCAGAGCCCAGCATCTTCTCTTTTTGTCCTGCTGGTAGGGAAATTAAATAAAGAGTCTTAGTTAGGCGGTATATTgccacccagcttatttaactcatatagcagagtacatcatgcaaaattttgaactggatgaagcacaagctagaatcaagattgccaagagaaatatcaataacctcagatatgcaggtgacaccatacttatgacagaaaatgaaaaagaactgaagagcctcttgatgcaagtgaaagaggagagagaaaagttggcttcaacattcagaaaattaagatcatggtaactggtcccatcacttcagggcaaatagatggggaaacaaaggaaacagtgacagactttattttggggagctccaaaatcattgcagatggtgactgcagtcatgaaattaatttttccttggaaaaaaaagctatgaccaacctagacagcatattaaaaagcagagacattactttgccaacaaaggtctgtctagtcaaacctatggtttatccagtggtcatgtatggatgtgagagttggactataaagaaaactgagcatggaagaattgatgcttttgcactctggtgttggagaggactcttgagagtcccttggactgcaaggagaaccaaccagtccatcctaaaggaaatcagtcctgaatatttattggaaggactgatgctaaaggtgaaactccaatacttggccacctgatgtgaagaactcactcacgtgaaaagaccctgatgctgggaaagattgaaggtgtgaggagacggggacaacagaggatgagatggttggatggcatcactgactcaatggacatgggtttgggtggatgccgggagttggtgatggacatggaggcctggtgtgctgcgcttcatggggtttcaaagagtcagacatgattgaacgactgaactgaactgaactgaaatttggtgacctaaataggaaagaaatcgaaaaaagaggggatatgtgtatatctatactgattcacttcactgtacattAAAGACCAGCAaagcattgtaaaacaactatactgtaataaatttttttaaaataaacttaaaatactaaatgtcaaaaaaataatgataataggtTTATgtttcttcaaaaagaaaaaaataaactttgggaCTTccatggcggtccagtggttaagactcagtgcttcaaATTcaaggggctcaggtttgattcTCTGGACCAGATGTCATGGACTAGAATTCCAAATGCCATGCACCGAGGccaaaaaataactaaatgttATGACAACAAAGAACAGgaagggagaaatgaaaatatcttgtGCATAGTCCTTACAATATATATGGAGGGCAcgaatgcatgctcagtcgtatccaactatGCCACCCTATGcattatagcccaccagactcctcttctcatgggacttcccaggcaagaatacttgagtgggttgccatttcttactccagggtatcttctcaacccagggatcgaacacatatctcccacatctcctgcattggcaagcagattcattaccaccgAGCTACATGGGAACTGCATGTGGGaagtaatataatattatttaaaggTAGCCAGCAATAcattgaaaacaattaaaaatcctAGGGAAATGCctataaaaggtttaaaaagagGCATCCCAGTAAGGCACTAGTGGATAAAAAATAGAATCCTAAAAAGGAAAATCTACAGATGCaacaagtgaaaggcaaaggaggaagggaaagttatgtccaactaaatgcagagtccCAAGGATAGCAAGGAAAGGTAAGAAAGTCTTCttgagtgaacaatgcaaagaaatagaggagaacaatagaacgGGTAAGACTAACAATTTCTTCAAGAAActtggagatatcaaaggaacatttcatgcaaggatgggcatgatacagcaaagaaatggtaaggacctaacagaagcagaagggagtcagaagaggtggcaagaacacacagaagaactacacaaaaacatttcttaatgacccagataatgatgatggtgtgctcactcacctagagtcagacctcctggagtgtgaagtcaagtgggccttaggaaccattactatgaacaaagccagtggagatgatggaattccaggtgagctatttcaaaccctaaaagatgacgctattaaagtgttgcactcaatatgtcagcaaatttggaaaactcagtagtgctcacaggattggaaaaggtcagttttcatcccaatcccaaagaagggcaatgacaaagaatgttcaaactactgtacaactgctttcatttcacatgctattaggtcatgctcaaaacccttcaagctaggtttcaacagcacaaaaactgagaacttccagatgtttaagctagatttagaaaagtcagaggaaccagagatcaaatggccaacattcaTTGAATCATAGAGAGaccaagggaattccaaaaaaaacttCTTCActgactatgataaagcctttgactgtgtggatcacagtaaactgtggaaatttctgaaagaggtggtaataccagaccacttaaCCCGCCTCCTGAAAAACAtgtatgagggtcaagaagcaacagttagaactggacatgaaacaatggacttgttccaaattgggaaaggagtacatcaaggctgtacgttgtcaccctacttatttaacatctatgcaaAGCACATGGGAAATGCtgagttggatgaatcacaagctggaatcaagactgctgagagaaataacaacctcagacatgcagaagatagcactctaatggcagaaaacataaAGACACtcaagagcctgttgatgagagtgaaagatgagagttaaaaagctggcttaaaactcaagattcaaaacacgaggatcatggcatccggtcccatcacttcacggcaaatagaaagggaaaaaagtggaaaggtggcagattttatttccttgggctccaaaatcactctggatggtgactgtagccacaaaattaaaagacacttgctccttggaagaaaagctgtgacaaacataaacagcatgttaaaaagcagagatatcatgttgccaacaaaggtctgcctagtcaaagatatggttttccccgaaatcatgtatggatgtgagaattgagccataaagaaggctgagtgccaaagaattgatgctttggaattgcggtgctggagaacactgttgagagtcctttggaatgcaaggagatcaaaccagtcaatcctgaaagaaattaATCCTGAACTAAAGTGAATTGGaagatctgatgctgaagctaaagcctcaatactctggccacgtgatgtgaagagctgacttattgggggaagaccttgatgctgggaaagattgagggcaggaggagaaagaggcaacagaggatgagacagtgagATAGCATCAgctgatttaat includes:
- the LOC122676618 gene encoding antigen-presenting glycoprotein CD1d-like; protein product: MGGTGAPGQRAARGRRAGKAADARGGRAQTDTPREAGSLTHQPENLLPPASSCLAPGDRARFRASRHHPFFPNLAVCLFLLLFLLPSVLSLPCPRFLRSVLSPEPQTSYSFRGLQISSFANRSWTRTDFLAWLGELQLYTWRNESDTVGFLKPWSQGTFSEQHWEQLQHTFQVYRRSFTRDVWEFVKIPSDYPLEIQISLGCELLPRNTSKSYLRAASQGKDVLSFQGMSWVPAPDAPPWLQEFCKVLNRDQGTKETVHWLLHDVWPELVRGLLQTGKSELEKQVKPEAWLSSGTPPRPGRLRLVCHVSGFYPKPVRVTWVRGEQEEPGTQQGDVMPNADSTWYLRVTLDVEAAEAAGLSCRVKHSSLGDQDIILYWDGNPASTGLIVVLVILVVFVLLVVGGFVFWFRKYRRYQDIP